Proteins encoded together in one Mus caroli chromosome 4, CAROLI_EIJ_v1.1, whole genome shotgun sequence window:
- the Sh2d5 gene encoding SH2 domain-containing protein 5 isoform X3 — protein MAHALRRILYATWYPAACQFAFVARNPRSPASKLFCHLFVGSQPGEVHILYLLLCRSFQLAYLLQHPEERAQSEPCLAPVGDLSPKPLCSPGVSPALVREPFSRDQLSQNVHALVSFRRLPAEGLLGSNGKELPESEGRGGTRHIRLGNPYCSPTLVRKKAIRSKVIRSGAYRGCTYETQLQLSAREAFPAAWEAWPRGPGGPSCLVENEGSLTENIWAFAGLSRSCALSLLRRDVHGAFLLWPEPGTSDQWSLSVRTQCGVVPHQVFRNHLGRFCLEHLPAEFPSLEALVESHAGVERSLFCPLSMGRLNPTYEEQDCGTEGRFPRTLRPLSHAKSEAELQGLG, from the exons ATGGCCCATGCGCTGAGACGCATACTCTATGCCACCTGGTACCCAGCTGCCTGCCAGTTTGCTTTTGTTGCCCGGAACCCACGCAGCCCAGCCAGCAAGCTCTTTTGCCATCTCTTTGTGGGGAGCCAGCCTGGAGAG GTCCATATCCTGTATCTGCTGCTCTGCCGTTCCTTCCAGCTTGCATACCTCTTGCAGCACCCTGAGGAGAGGGCACAGTCTGAGCCTTGCCTGGCACCTGTAGGGGACCTGTCCCCGAAGCCACTCTGCAGCCCTGGGGTATCCCCTGCATTAGTGCGGGAGCCCTTCAGCCGGGATCAGCTGTCACAGAATGTCCATGCCCTGGTCTCCTTCCGGCGGCTTCCTGCAGAAGGGCTCCTGGGCAGTAATGGG AAGGAGCTGCCAGAGTCAGAGGGCCGTGGGGGCACCCGTCATATTCGCCTGGGGAACCCCTACTGCTCACCCACACTGGTGCGCAAGAAGGCCATTCGCAGCAAGGTGATCCGCTCCGGGGCCTACCGAGGCTGCACCTATGAGACCCAGCTTCAGCTGTCAGCCCGGGAAGCCT TTCCTGCTGCATGGGAGGCATGGCCCCGTGGCCCTGGTGGCCCCTCGTGCCTTGTGGAGAATGAGGGAAGCCTGACAGAGAACATCTGGGCCTTTGCTGGCCTTTCCAG GTCCTGTGCTCTTTCCCTGCTGCGGAGAGATGTGCATGGAGCCTTCCTGCTGTGGCCGGAGCCAGGTACCAGCGACCAGTGGAGCCTGTCTGTACGGACCCAGTGTGGTGTGGTGCCTCACCAGGTCTTCAGGAACCACCTAGGCCGGTTCTGCCTAGAG CACCTGCCAGCAGAGTTCCCCAGCCTGGAGGCCCTGGTGGAGAGCCACGCCGGGGTGGAACGCAGTCTCTTCTGCCCACTCAGCATGGGCCGTCTCAACCCTACCTACGAAGAGCAGGACTGTGGGACTGAGGGCAGGTTCCCACGGACTCTGCGGCCCCTCAGCCACGCCAAGTCCGAGGCGGAATTGCAAGGCCTGGGCTAG
- the Sh2d5 gene encoding SH2 domain-containing protein 5 isoform X2, with amino-acid sequence MQRAGAGARRASDCGPAPYRPRCIAKLAQYVGSFPVDDLDTQESVGLVQQQLWALQDCSRRRAVILKFSLQGLKIYSGEGEVLLMAHALRRILYATWYPAACQFAFVARNPRSPASKLFCHLFVGSQPGEVHILYLLLCRSFQLAYLLQHPEERAQSEPCLAPVGDLSPKPLCSPGVSPALVREPFSRDQLSQNVHALVSFRRLPAEGLLGSNGELPESEGRGGTRHIRLGNPYCSPTLVRKKAIRSKVIRSGAYRGCTYETQLQLSAREAFPAAWEAWPRGPGGPSCLVENEGSLTENIWAFAGLSRSCALSLLRRDVHGAFLLWPEPGTSDQWSLSVRTQCGVVPHQVFRNHLGRFCLEHLPAEFPSLEALVESHAGVERSLFCPLSMGRLNPTYEEQDCGTEGRFPRTLRPLSHAKSEAELQGLG; translated from the exons ATGCAGAGGGCTGGGGCCGGGGCCCGAAGGGCTTCCGACTGTGGGCCTGCACCTTACCGGCCCAGGTGCATTGCCAAGCTTGCCCAG TATGTGGGATCCTTTCCTGTGGATGATTTGGACACTCAGGAGAGCGTGGGCCTCGTACAGCAGCAGCTGTGGGCCCTGCAG GACTGTTCCCGACGCCGGGCTGTCATCCTGAAATTCAGTCTTCAGGGTCTCAAGATCTACAGTGGGGAGGGCGAG GTGCTCCTAATGGCCCATGCGCTGAGACGCATACTCTATGCCACCTGGTACCCAGCTGCCTGCCAGTTTGCTTTTGTTGCCCGGAACCCACGCAGCCCAGCCAGCAAGCTCTTTTGCCATCTCTTTGTGGGGAGCCAGCCTGGAGAG GTCCATATCCTGTATCTGCTGCTCTGCCGTTCCTTCCAGCTTGCATACCTCTTGCAGCACCCTGAGGAGAGGGCACAGTCTGAGCCTTGCCTGGCACCTGTAGGGGACCTGTCCCCGAAGCCACTCTGCAGCCCTGGGGTATCCCCTGCATTAGTGCGGGAGCCCTTCAGCCGGGATCAGCTGTCACAGAATGTCCATGCCCTGGTCTCCTTCCGGCGGCTTCCTGCAGAAGGGCTCCTGGGCAGTAATGGG GAGCTGCCAGAGTCAGAGGGCCGTGGGGGCACCCGTCATATTCGCCTGGGGAACCCCTACTGCTCACCCACACTGGTGCGCAAGAAGGCCATTCGCAGCAAGGTGATCCGCTCCGGGGCCTACCGAGGCTGCACCTATGAGACCCAGCTTCAGCTGTCAGCCCGGGAAGCCT TTCCTGCTGCATGGGAGGCATGGCCCCGTGGCCCTGGTGGCCCCTCGTGCCTTGTGGAGAATGAGGGAAGCCTGACAGAGAACATCTGGGCCTTTGCTGGCCTTTCCAG GTCCTGTGCTCTTTCCCTGCTGCGGAGAGATGTGCATGGAGCCTTCCTGCTGTGGCCGGAGCCAGGTACCAGCGACCAGTGGAGCCTGTCTGTACGGACCCAGTGTGGTGTGGTGCCTCACCAGGTCTTCAGGAACCACCTAGGCCGGTTCTGCCTAGAG CACCTGCCAGCAGAGTTCCCCAGCCTGGAGGCCCTGGTGGAGAGCCACGCCGGGGTGGAACGCAGTCTCTTCTGCCCACTCAGCATGGGCCGTCTCAACCCTACCTACGAAGAGCAGGACTGTGGGACTGAGGGCAGGTTCCCACGGACTCTGCGGCCCCTCAGCCACGCCAAGTCCGAGGCGGAATTGCAAGGCCTGGGCTAG
- the Sh2d5 gene encoding SH2 domain-containing protein 5 isoform X1 — protein sequence MQRAGAGARRASDCGPAPYRPRCIAKLAQYVGSFPVDDLDTQESVGLVQQQLWALQDCSRRRAVILKFSLQGLKIYSGEGEVLLMAHALRRILYATWYPAACQFAFVARNPRSPASKLFCHLFVGSQPGEVHILYLLLCRSFQLAYLLQHPEERAQSEPCLAPVGDLSPKPLCSPGVSPALVREPFSRDQLSQNVHALVSFRRLPAEGLLGSNGKELPESEGRGGTRHIRLGNPYCSPTLVRKKAIRSKVIRSGAYRGCTYETQLQLSAREAFPAAWEAWPRGPGGPSCLVENEGSLTENIWAFAGLSRSCALSLLRRDVHGAFLLWPEPGTSDQWSLSVRTQCGVVPHQVFRNHLGRFCLEHLPAEFPSLEALVESHAGVERSLFCPLSMGRLNPTYEEQDCGTEGRFPRTLRPLSHAKSEAELQGLG from the exons ATGCAGAGGGCTGGGGCCGGGGCCCGAAGGGCTTCCGACTGTGGGCCTGCACCTTACCGGCCCAGGTGCATTGCCAAGCTTGCCCAG TATGTGGGATCCTTTCCTGTGGATGATTTGGACACTCAGGAGAGCGTGGGCCTCGTACAGCAGCAGCTGTGGGCCCTGCAG GACTGTTCCCGACGCCGGGCTGTCATCCTGAAATTCAGTCTTCAGGGTCTCAAGATCTACAGTGGGGAGGGCGAG GTGCTCCTAATGGCCCATGCGCTGAGACGCATACTCTATGCCACCTGGTACCCAGCTGCCTGCCAGTTTGCTTTTGTTGCCCGGAACCCACGCAGCCCAGCCAGCAAGCTCTTTTGCCATCTCTTTGTGGGGAGCCAGCCTGGAGAG GTCCATATCCTGTATCTGCTGCTCTGCCGTTCCTTCCAGCTTGCATACCTCTTGCAGCACCCTGAGGAGAGGGCACAGTCTGAGCCTTGCCTGGCACCTGTAGGGGACCTGTCCCCGAAGCCACTCTGCAGCCCTGGGGTATCCCCTGCATTAGTGCGGGAGCCCTTCAGCCGGGATCAGCTGTCACAGAATGTCCATGCCCTGGTCTCCTTCCGGCGGCTTCCTGCAGAAGGGCTCCTGGGCAGTAATGGG AAGGAGCTGCCAGAGTCAGAGGGCCGTGGGGGCACCCGTCATATTCGCCTGGGGAACCCCTACTGCTCACCCACACTGGTGCGCAAGAAGGCCATTCGCAGCAAGGTGATCCGCTCCGGGGCCTACCGAGGCTGCACCTATGAGACCCAGCTTCAGCTGTCAGCCCGGGAAGCCT TTCCTGCTGCATGGGAGGCATGGCCCCGTGGCCCTGGTGGCCCCTCGTGCCTTGTGGAGAATGAGGGAAGCCTGACAGAGAACATCTGGGCCTTTGCTGGCCTTTCCAG GTCCTGTGCTCTTTCCCTGCTGCGGAGAGATGTGCATGGAGCCTTCCTGCTGTGGCCGGAGCCAGGTACCAGCGACCAGTGGAGCCTGTCTGTACGGACCCAGTGTGGTGTGGTGCCTCACCAGGTCTTCAGGAACCACCTAGGCCGGTTCTGCCTAGAG CACCTGCCAGCAGAGTTCCCCAGCCTGGAGGCCCTGGTGGAGAGCCACGCCGGGGTGGAACGCAGTCTCTTCTGCCCACTCAGCATGGGCCGTCTCAACCCTACCTACGAAGAGCAGGACTGTGGGACTGAGGGCAGGTTCCCACGGACTCTGCGGCCCCTCAGCCACGCCAAGTCCGAGGCGGAATTGCAAGGCCTGGGCTAG